GATCCATTGCAGAACAGAAATTTTCTGGATTTGTTGTTTCACTATCGCCATACTCTGGCATTCGACTGAGGGTTACTCCTCTTTTAAGGCACAGCGTCCTGTATAGTCGCTCCTTTGGAAAAAAGGAGGAACAGGGCTGTTTGAAAAATACTCATCCACGGCCTGTCTGGCACCGCTGAAATGTCCATAATCATCTATAATTAGAAGCCCCCCTGTGCAGAGCCGGGGATAGAGGATTTCCAGTTCTTTTTTCGTGGAGGCATACCAGTCGGTATCGAGTCTTAAGAGCGCTGTTGTATCCGGAATCACAGAATCAAGGGTCTCACAGACATCTCCCGGAACTATTTTAAAAAGCTCCTGAGGGTATCCGGTTGATGACAGATGTTTCATTACCTGGTCACTGCCGGCGGCCCACCATCCCTGATGCCAGCGCTCACTGACAGACTGCCCGGATGAGATAATGCGATCCTCTTTCCCGGGTTCGGTCATACCGGTAAAGGTATCATAGAGCCAGATAGGACGGGGTTTGGCCTTCTCGGAGAGGATGGTCAGGGCCATGAGCATACAGCTTCCGCCCTTCCAGACTCCGCATTCAACAAAATCACCCTCTATATTACGGGCTAAAAGATGTCTTATACCCGTATACAGGGCATAACCACGCTCCAGAGAAATCATGGTATAGGGAGAAACGGCCTCCCATATTTTTAAAAAGGCCTCCTCAATATCAATCCGGAAGGTGGCAGGTGTTTCACAGCCCCATCCTCTGGTCTTGAGATAATCCGCCATTTCCTGTTCTGACTGAAACTCTCCGGAAATTCCTGGAAACTCCCTCATGGTTTATAGAGAAAGAGGTCTGCATAACCGGAATCGCGAAAACGGTAGCTGAGAACACCTGTTTCATCTTTAGTCAGCGGGCCGATCAGGAGTTTATACAAGGTGTTGCCGCTCCGATTTTCTGTCCATACCACCATGGGATATCGAG
This portion of the Oceanispirochaeta sp. genome encodes:
- a CDS encoding TylF/MycF/NovP-related O-methyltransferase; the encoded protein is MADYLKTRGWGCETPATFRIDIEEAFLKIWEAVSPYTMISLERGYALYTGIRHLLARNIEGDFVECGVWKGGSCMLMALTILSEKAKPRPIWLYDTFTGMTEPGKEDRIISSGQSVSERWHQGWWAAGSDQVMKHLSSTGYPQELFKIVPGDVCETLDSVIPDTTALLRLDTDWYASTKKELEILYPRLCTGGLLIIDDYGHFSGARQAVDEYFSNSPVPPFFQRSDYTGRCALKEE